From a single Osmerus mordax isolate fOsmMor3 chromosome 6, fOsmMor3.pri, whole genome shotgun sequence genomic region:
- the u2af2a gene encoding U2 small nuclear RNA auxiliary factor 2a, producing the protein MSDFDEFERQLSENKQAERDKENRHHRRSPSRSRSRERKRRSRDRDRRSRDRRGDSKERRQRRSSPALNQPQEIAVSRSPHREKKKNKVKKYWDVPPPGFEHITPMQYKAMQAAGQIPATALLPTMTPDGLAVTPTPVPVVGSQMTRQARRLYVGNIPFGITEESMMDFFNAQMRLGGLTQAPGNPVLAVQINQDKNFAFLEFRSVDETTQAMAFDGIIFQGQSLKIRRPHDYQPLPGMSENPSVYVPGVVSTVVPDSAHKLFIGGLPNYLNDDQVKELLTSFGPLKAFNLVKDSATGLSKGYAFCEYVDVNLNDQAIAGLNGMQLGDKKLLVQRASVGSKNATLVREELGTSINQTPVTLQVPGLMNSSVNQMGGLPTEVLCLMNMVAPEELLDDEEYEEIVEDVRDECSKYGQVKSIEIPRPVDGLEVPGTGKIFVEFMSVFDSQKAMQGLTGRKFANRVVVTKYCDPDAYHRRDFW; encoded by the exons ATGTCGGATTTTGACGAGTTCGAGAGACAGCTGTCTGAAAACAAACAAG cggagagagacaaggaaaacCGTCACCACCGCCGATCCCCCTCACGCAGCCGTAGCAGGGAGCGAAAGAGGCGaagcagggacagggacagacgTAGCCGAGATCGCCGTGGGGACAGCAAAGAGAGACGGCAGAGACGCAG CTCCCCCGCTCTCAACCAACCCCAAGAGATTGCTGTAAG CCGCTCTCCGCACCgcgagaagaagaagaacaaggtGAAGAAGTACTGGGATGTCCCGCCGCCCGGGTTCGAACACATCACCCCCATGCAGTACAAAGCCATGCAGG CTGCGGGCCAGATCCCAGCCACGGCCCTCCTACCCACCATGACCCCCGACGGCCTGGCCGTAACCCCCACCCCCGTGCCCGTGGTGGGCAGCCAGATGACCCGGCAGGCCCGCAGGCTGTACGTGGGCAACATCCCCTTTGGCATCACAGAG GAGTCCATGATGGATTTCTTCAATGCTCAGATGCGTCTGGGCGGACTCACTCAGGCCCCTGGAAACCCAGTCCTCGCCGTGCAGATCAACCAGGACAAGAACTTCGCCTTCCTGGAG TTCCGCTCTGTGGATGAGACGACCCAGGCCATGGCGTTCGACGGCATCATCTTCCAGGGCCAGAGTCTGAAGATTCGCCGTCCCCATGACTACCAGCCCCTGCCCGGCATGAGCGAGAACCCCAGTGTCTACGTTCCGG GCGTGGTGTCTACGGTGGTGCCTGACTCTGCTCACAAGCTCTTCATCGGAGGCCTGCCCAACTACCTGAACGACGATCAG gTGAAGGAGCTGCTGACATCCTTCGGGCCGCTGAAGGCCTTCAACCTGGTGAAGGACAGCGCCACCGGCCTCTCCAAGGGTTACGCCTTCTGCGAATACGTGGATGTCAACCTCAATGACCAG GCCATCGCAGGACTGAACGGCATGCAGCTGGGAGACAAGAAGCTGCTGGTGCAGAGAGCCAGCGTGGGATCCAAGAACGCCACCCtggtgagggaggagctggga aCAAGTATAAACCAGACTCCAGTGACGCTGCAGGTGCCAGGCCTGATGAACAGCTCTGTCAACCAGATGGGCGGCCTACCCACGGAGGTGCTGTGCCTGATGAACATGGTGGCCCCCGAGGAGCTGCTGGACGACGAGGAGTACGAGGAGATCGTGGAGGACGTGAGGGACGAGTGCAGCAAGTACGGCCAGGTCAAGAGCATCGAGATCCCCAGACCTGTGGACGGGCTGGAAGTCCCTGGGACTGgcaag ATCTTTGTGGAGTTCATGTCGGTGTTTGACTCCCAGAAGGCCATGCAGGGCcttacaggaaggaagtttgCCAACCGGGTGGTGGTGACCAAATACTGCGACCCCGACGCCTACCATCGCCGAGACTTCTGGTAG